A genome region from Phycisphaerae bacterium includes the following:
- a CDS encoding uroporphyrinogen decarboxylase family protein produces MTYTSYERIKAALEHREPDRVPFDLGGTVLTGMNTVAYRNLRKYLGLPEVEVQTYDTKQQLARIDQDVLDRLMVDVRCVDPGQAQTPLATPVRREGDYHCYQDQWGITWRMPVQDGLYFDMYKHPLADAESVADLEKYPWPDPEDPERFATMKQRADRFVHEEKKAYVLGRHAAGLFEVSLWLRGFENFLVDMAANPGFAHALLDIVTDLKMRYWKKALETVGENVLIVSEADDIATQRGPIMSMAMYREFIAPRHRRLFEHIRSSAKSRVYIFFHSCGAVKDLIPQLIDEGIDILNPVQVSAEGMDTRELKRLYGRDITFWGGGVDTQRVLPYGTPRQVRDEVRRRIDDLAPGGGFVFNPVHNVQGDVPPENYMAMWETLCEYGVYAS; encoded by the coding sequence ATGACATACACCTCTTACGAACGGATCAAGGCCGCCCTGGAGCATCGCGAGCCCGATCGGGTGCCGTTTGACCTCGGCGGCACCGTCCTGACGGGTATGAACACGGTGGCCTACCGCAACCTGCGAAAATACCTTGGCCTGCCGGAGGTCGAGGTGCAAACCTACGATACCAAGCAGCAGCTTGCCCGCATCGATCAGGATGTGCTCGACCGCCTCATGGTGGACGTCCGTTGCGTGGACCCGGGCCAGGCGCAAACCCCATTGGCCACCCCCGTTCGCCGCGAGGGCGACTACCACTGCTACCAGGACCAGTGGGGCATCACCTGGCGCATGCCGGTCCAGGACGGCCTTTACTTCGACATGTACAAGCATCCGCTGGCAGACGCCGAATCCGTGGCCGATCTGGAGAAGTACCCCTGGCCGGACCCGGAGGACCCGGAGCGGTTCGCCACTATGAAGCAGCGGGCCGACCGCTTCGTGCATGAAGAGAAAAAAGCGTACGTTCTCGGACGTCACGCGGCCGGTCTGTTCGAGGTTTCCTTATGGCTGCGCGGATTTGAAAACTTCCTCGTTGACATGGCCGCAAACCCCGGCTTCGCCCACGCCCTGCTGGATATCGTCACCGACTTGAAAATGCGTTACTGGAAGAAGGCCCTGGAGACCGTCGGCGAGAACGTGCTGATTGTCTCAGAGGCAGACGACATTGCCACCCAGCGGGGACCGATCATGTCGATGGCGATGTACCGGGAGTTCATCGCTCCGCGCCATCGACGGCTCTTCGAGCATATCCGCTCCAGCGCCAAATCCCGCGTTTACATCTTCTTCCATTCCTGCGGAGCGGTCAAAGACCTCATCCCGCAACTGATCGACGAAGGCATCGACATCCTCAACCCCGTGCAGGTCAGCGCCGAAGGCATGGATACCAGGGAGCTGAAGCGCCTGTATGGCCGGGACATCACCTTCTGGGGCGGTGGCGTCGACACGCAGCGAGTCCTCCCTTACGGCACACCCCGGCAGGTCCGTGACGAAGTCCGGCGGCGGATCGACGATCTGGCGCCCGGCGGTGGGTTTGTCTTCAACCCTGTTCATAACGTTCAAGGCGACGTCCCACCCGAAAACTACATGGCCATGTGGGAAACGCTATGCGAGTATGGGGTTTACGCTTCCTGA
- a CDS encoding DUF72 domain-containing protein, with amino-acid sequence MAAAQLHVGTSGWCYAHWAQGRFYPKGLRQGEWLRFYAEQFSTVELNASFYRLPKTEMAARWREITGARFLFAVKLWRRITHDKKLEDCTDELRGFLAAVEPLGTKRGPLLVQLPPGMRCDAGRLDRFLEELGRQSTGHHWRVTVEFRNDTWLVDEVYGVLDRHKASVCLADMGRCPITRPNDVDFVYIRRHGPAGSYRGCYSLDELRHDARQIRRWLNAGRDVYVYFNNDAEANAVTNARELIDLLDGRS; translated from the coding sequence ATGGCCGCCGCACAACTGCACGTCGGAACCAGCGGTTGGTGTTACGCCCACTGGGCCCAGGGGCGATTTTACCCCAAGGGGCTCCGCCAGGGCGAATGGCTGCGATTCTATGCCGAGCAATTCAGCACCGTCGAGTTGAACGCGTCTTTCTACCGTCTGCCGAAAACCGAGATGGCCGCACGATGGCGCGAGATCACCGGTGCCCGATTCCTGTTCGCGGTCAAGCTGTGGCGGCGGATCACTCATGACAAGAAGCTGGAGGATTGCACCGATGAATTGCGGGGTTTTCTTGCAGCGGTTGAGCCGCTGGGAACGAAGCGCGGCCCGCTGTTGGTGCAGTTGCCGCCGGGGATGCGATGCGACGCAGGCCGGCTCGATCGCTTTCTGGAGGAGTTGGGACGCCAATCGACGGGGCATCACTGGCGGGTGACCGTGGAATTCCGCAACGACACGTGGCTGGTCGACGAGGTTTACGGCGTGCTGGATCGGCACAAGGCGTCGGTGTGCCTTGCGGACATGGGGCGTTGCCCGATCACCCGGCCGAACGATGTTGACTTCGTGTACATACGGCGACACGGTCCGGCCGGGTCTTACCGCGGTTGCTACTCGCTGGATGAACTCAGGCATGATGCCCGGCAGATCCGGCGGTGGCTGAATGCAGGCAGGGACGTCTACGTCTATTTCAATAACGACGCCGAGGCCAACGCGGTCACCAACGCGCGTGAACTCATCGATCTGCTGGACGGCCGATCCTGA
- a CDS encoding FxsA family protein yields the protein MLFQLLLLFTLMPLIELAVMIKVGGIIGVGPTIAMVLAAGVLGAALARHEGLRTLHGVRADLEAGRLPGDRMVDALLILVAGVLLVAPGFVTDVIALLLLIPPMRALARRYLKRRFAAGFTIVNMPGPDSGRPPGPDDLIDVEAHSPQDSERS from the coding sequence ATGCTTTTCCAGCTCCTGCTCCTGTTCACGCTCATGCCGCTGATCGAGCTGGCGGTGATGATCAAGGTCGGGGGCATCATCGGCGTCGGACCGACGATCGCGATGGTGCTGGCGGCGGGCGTACTCGGCGCTGCTCTGGCCCGGCATGAAGGTCTGCGGACGCTGCACGGCGTGCGGGCGGACCTGGAGGCGGGGCGGCTGCCGGGCGATCGGATGGTCGACGCCTTGTTGATTCTGGTTGCCGGAGTCTTGCTGGTCGCACCTGGGTTCGTGACAGATGTGATCGCCTTGCTGTTGCTGATCCCGCCGATGCGCGCCTTGGCCAGGCGTTATCTCAAGAGGCGGTTCGCCGCCGGCTTCACGATCGTTAACATGCCCGGCCCGGATTCAGGACGTCCGCCGGGGCCGGACGATCTCATCGACGTTGAGGCCCATTCACCTCAGGATTCCGAGCGGAGCTGA
- a CDS encoding nucleotide pyrophosphohydrolase — protein MPTDEDTTVAELRREIAAFIRDRDWEQFHDPKNLSMAIATEAAELMEHFRWIKNDPSREWVKDAGNKADVAEELADVLAFVLSFANTADIDIATSLRAKMAKNAMKYPVREYKGKY, from the coding sequence GTGCCGACCGATGAAGATACCACCGTCGCCGAGCTTCGCCGCGAGATCGCCGCGTTCATCCGGGATCGCGACTGGGAGCAGTTTCATGATCCCAAGAATCTGTCCATGGCTATTGCCACCGAGGCCGCCGAACTGATGGAGCATTTCCGCTGGATCAAGAATGATCCCTCGCGCGAGTGGGTCAAAGATGCCGGGAACAAAGCCGACGTCGCTGAGGAGCTGGCTGACGTGCTGGCCTTTGTCCTGTCCTTTGCCAACACGGCGGACATCGATATCGCCACTTCGCTGCGCGCCAAAATGGCCAAAAACGCGATGAAGTATCCGGTCCGGGAATACAAGGGGAAGTACTGA
- a CDS encoding glycosyltransferase family 39 protein, which produces MSQYTLQTPSVSVQRDPPNRLAAITFSILIRLAVLALVVVATLGAIWGGPGLGDHEAIVAECGRNMRLSGDWIVPTFLDTPWMRKPPLPYWLVAGASYLLPNDPQLDLPVTTVSARLPTAVSALLTVLLLWHLASSMFGRRVGPVTALVSGSSVAFLMYSVNATAEMLLTLCCTWALVHFWHGVTTRRAWVRFVHMMLFYVALGAGMLAKGPAPMALTAVPLAVWWYTERPLRLLAFLGLRGWRQVLTCFGRQIPRQTARAFTRLYLVPGLIVFAAIFVPWMIAVGRQFPHAWDIWNWQYWQRAQGFYDDTRPRGAFYYVPIIIGLTFPWLFLLAEAVAAPWLKRYAWQRRALFFAGFCWLIGLAVMSLLSFKKPYYILPAVPPLLLMMGLVAERFYAFVPTTIPVKLKIWFGRWHDVVIQDPLRFAWIAWAIVAVSAILMLVFGNFWMNAYIPKVAGALTVIAAGALVVLLWAGLLYVWGHGWWALALTSVATVAAFHSAWYICGPTLAAENSERVRMLDEALDQAGVPPGASIYWTYSRPDARLSFYYGRRPRYLVTPEEVVGFIGVNRTRPGVRELLEAHVLKKAENLLAGDETVYLLASYEKYKKARNEVKSVTFYDIARAKCDPGNPDKDWMVISNRPPMKAASLPASQAAP; this is translated from the coding sequence GTGAGCCAATACACCCTACAGACTCCGTCGGTCTCCGTCCAGCGGGATCCCCCGAACCGCTTGGCGGCGATTACCTTCAGCATACTCATCAGACTTGCCGTCCTGGCCTTGGTTGTCGTGGCCACGCTCGGGGCAATCTGGGGCGGTCCCGGACTTGGCGATCACGAAGCAATCGTTGCCGAGTGCGGCCGAAACATGCGCCTGAGCGGCGACTGGATCGTGCCCACTTTCCTGGACACGCCCTGGATGCGCAAACCGCCGCTTCCTTACTGGCTTGTCGCGGGAGCCTCGTACCTGCTGCCCAACGATCCGCAACTGGATCTTCCGGTAACCACCGTGTCAGCGAGGTTGCCAACCGCCGTTTCGGCCCTGCTGACCGTCCTGCTGCTCTGGCATCTGGCTTCATCGATGTTTGGCAGGCGCGTGGGCCCGGTCACTGCGCTGGTTTCCGGTTCCAGCGTTGCTTTCCTGATGTATTCAGTCAACGCCACGGCGGAAATGCTATTGACTCTCTGCTGTACGTGGGCCCTCGTGCATTTCTGGCACGGAGTCACCACCCGCCGGGCGTGGGTCCGATTCGTTCACATGATGTTGTTCTATGTCGCCTTGGGCGCGGGGATGCTGGCCAAGGGGCCGGCGCCGATGGCGCTGACCGCCGTTCCACTGGCCGTCTGGTGGTATACCGAGCGCCCGTTGCGGCTGCTGGCGTTCCTGGGTTTGCGTGGTTGGAGACAGGTGCTGACCTGCTTCGGGCGACAGATTCCCCGGCAGACGGCCAGGGCCTTTACCCGTCTCTATCTGGTGCCCGGCCTGATCGTCTTCGCGGCCATCTTTGTCCCGTGGATGATCGCTGTGGGCAGACAGTTTCCGCATGCCTGGGACATATGGAACTGGCAATACTGGCAAAGGGCCCAGGGCTTCTACGATGACACGCGCCCTCGTGGAGCATTCTACTACGTGCCCATAATCATCGGCCTGACCTTTCCGTGGCTCTTCCTGTTGGCAGAGGCCGTCGCCGCGCCCTGGCTGAAGCGCTATGCCTGGCAGCGACGAGCGCTGTTTTTTGCAGGCTTCTGCTGGCTGATCGGGCTGGCGGTGATGTCCCTGTTGTCCTTCAAGAAGCCGTACTACATTCTTCCGGCCGTGCCGCCTCTGCTGCTGATGATGGGGCTGGTCGCCGAACGCTTCTATGCCTTCGTACCGACGACCATACCCGTGAAACTCAAGATATGGTTCGGCCGCTGGCATGACGTTGTCATTCAGGATCCGCTTCGTTTCGCCTGGATCGCTTGGGCCATCGTGGCCGTGTCGGCGATTCTCATGCTCGTTTTCGGGAATTTCTGGATGAATGCGTACATCCCGAAGGTCGCGGGGGCCCTGACGGTGATTGCGGCGGGAGCACTGGTCGTGCTGCTTTGGGCCGGCCTGTTGTATGTCTGGGGCCACGGCTGGTGGGCCTTGGCTCTGACTTCGGTGGCTACCGTCGCCGCTTTTCATTCGGCGTGGTATATCTGCGGCCCGACCCTGGCGGCCGAGAACAGCGAGCGAGTGCGTATGCTTGATGAGGCTCTCGATCAGGCCGGCGTCCCTCCCGGTGCGAGCATCTATTGGACTTACTCGCGGCCCGATGCGAGACTCAGTTTCTACTACGGCCGCCGGCCGAGATACCTCGTCACGCCCGAGGAGGTTGTCGGCTTCATAGGTGTCAACCGAACCAGGCCGGGCGTCAGGGAATTGCTCGAGGCACACGTCTTAAAAAAAGCCGAAAACCTGCTCGCTGGCGATGAAACCGTCTATCTGCTGGCTAGCTACGAGAAATACAAGAAGGCGAGAAACGAAGTCAAGAGTGTAACTTTCTACGATATTGCCCGCGCAAAATGTGATCCGGGCAACCCCGACAAGGACTGGATGGTCATCTCGAACCGACCACCGATGAAAGCGGCCTCTTTGCCGGCGTCGCAGGCGGCTCCGTAG
- a CDS encoding polyprenol monophosphomannose synthase → MELRNYREERRRSRREEQALDNSPLVSIVVPTYREEANLRPLVTRIAAAMESADHECEILVVDDDSRDGTDIAVQELAERYPVRLITRTGPRDLSLAVLEGLRQARGQILLVMDADLSHPPEQIPELLKALNQPPTDFVIGSRYMPGGHTEEGWGVFRRLNSLAATLLCRPLVGRVTDPMAGFFALRRDTLVNADPLDPIGYKIGLELICRCRCRHVREVPICFANRTCGQSKLNLDQQSRYLVHLGRLYRSYSRGWGLVIRPILAVMRAGIAVVEYLRSSRPDVVASISVAVHKNRAA, encoded by the coding sequence ATGGAGCTTCGCAATTACCGCGAGGAACGTCGGCGAAGCCGGCGCGAGGAGCAGGCTTTGGACAACTCCCCTCTTGTTTCGATCGTCGTGCCCACCTACCGTGAGGAAGCCAACCTCCGCCCCCTGGTCACCCGCATTGCAGCGGCGATGGAATCGGCCGACCACGAATGCGAAATCCTGGTGGTCGACGACGACAGTCGCGACGGTACTGATATCGCAGTGCAAGAGCTGGCGGAGCGGTATCCCGTCAGACTGATCACGCGAACCGGTCCGCGGGATCTCAGTCTGGCCGTCCTGGAAGGGTTGCGTCAAGCTCGCGGTCAGATCCTGCTGGTAATGGACGCCGACCTGAGCCATCCGCCGGAGCAAATCCCCGAGCTGTTGAAAGCACTGAATCAGCCGCCGACGGATTTCGTGATCGGCAGTCGCTACATGCCTGGCGGGCACACGGAGGAAGGCTGGGGTGTATTCCGGCGTCTGAACAGCTTGGCGGCGACGTTGCTTTGCCGGCCGCTGGTCGGACGGGTGACCGATCCGATGGCCGGCTTCTTCGCGCTTCGGCGCGACACCCTTGTGAATGCCGACCCGCTCGACCCCATCGGCTACAAGATCGGTTTGGAACTGATCTGCCGATGCCGATGCCGACACGTGCGGGAAGTACCCATCTGTTTCGCAAACCGCACTTGCGGTCAGAGCAAGCTGAACCTGGACCAGCAAAGCCGTTACCTGGTTCATCTGGGCCGGCTGTATCGCAGCTACTCACGGGGCTGGGGACTGGTGATTCGCCCGATCCTGGCGGTCATGCGAGCGGGAATTGCGGTCGTCGAATACCTCAGGTCCAGCCGACCGGACGTCGTCGCCTCCATATCGGTCGCCGTGCACAAGAATCGAGCCGCTTGA
- the dgoD gene encoding galactonate dehydratase, whose translation MRITAIETHVCNARMRNWVFVKVVTDQPGLWGWGEATLEWHTRAVVGAIQDIEPLLIGEDPTRVEHLWQMMYRQHFWHGNGIIRATAMSGIDLALWDIVGKIHNVPCHKLWGGPVRDYIRTYCHLGGGKMEDFYETDPKDATRFAELARKAVEDGFTAFKTMAVPWTMPIEGLRPIKYAEACVRAMREAVGDDIDIMVDCHARPSPRMGVLFAKALEPYGLYWFEEPCWPETVDGLAEVQRAVVTPIATGERLISQHGFRELLEKKACSIIQPDITHVGGLSEARRVAAMAEVYRVAMAPHNPQGPVSTAASLEFGFATPSYIICEAVHLDVPWRQDVVREGFTVEKKGRIVRPGSKPGLGIEIDEAEVKKHPFQQELPQRVFYSDGSVGDW comes from the coding sequence ATGAGGATTACTGCTATTGAAACGCACGTCTGCAATGCTCGAATGCGGAACTGGGTATTCGTCAAGGTGGTGACCGACCAGCCAGGGCTGTGGGGCTGGGGCGAGGCCACGCTGGAATGGCACACGCGGGCGGTGGTCGGCGCGATCCAGGACATCGAGCCGCTGCTGATCGGCGAAGACCCCACGCGTGTCGAGCACCTGTGGCAGATGATGTACCGTCAGCACTTCTGGCACGGAAATGGAATCATCCGGGCGACGGCCATGAGCGGGATTGACCTGGCGCTGTGGGATATCGTCGGGAAGATCCACAATGTGCCTTGCCACAAGCTCTGGGGTGGCCCGGTTCGCGACTACATCCGCACCTATTGCCACCTGGGCGGCGGGAAGATGGAAGACTTCTATGAAACCGATCCGAAAGATGCGACGCGGTTCGCCGAACTGGCCCGCAAGGCGGTCGAGGACGGTTTCACGGCGTTCAAGACCATGGCCGTTCCGTGGACCATGCCGATCGAGGGCCTTCGACCGATCAAGTATGCCGAGGCCTGCGTCCGGGCGATGCGCGAGGCGGTCGGTGATGACATCGACATCATGGTTGATTGCCACGCACGGCCGTCGCCGCGGATGGGCGTGCTTTTTGCCAAGGCCCTGGAGCCCTACGGCCTCTACTGGTTCGAAGAGCCCTGCTGGCCCGAGACTGTTGACGGACTGGCCGAGGTTCAGCGGGCCGTCGTCACGCCCATCGCCACCGGTGAGCGGCTGATCAGCCAGCACGGCTTCCGCGAACTCCTCGAGAAGAAGGCGTGCAGCATCATCCAGCCGGACATCACCCACGTCGGCGGCCTCAGCGAGGCCCGGCGAGTGGCCGCCATGGCCGAGGTGTACCGCGTGGCCATGGCCCCCCACAACCCCCAGGGCCCGGTCAGCACTGCCGCGTCGCTCGAGTTCGGCTTTGCCACCCCCAGCTACATCATCTGCGAGGCCGTCCACCTTGACGTCCCGTGGCGGCAGGACGTGGTCAGGGAGGGCTTCACCGTCGAAAAGAAAGGCCGCATCGTCCGCCCGGGCAGCAAGCCCGGTCTGGGCATCGAGATCGACGAGGCCGAAGTCAAGAAGCACCCGTTCCAGCAGGAACTGCCCCAGCGAGTCTTCTACTCCGACGGCAGCGTCGGCGACTGGTGA